A window of Rosa rugosa chromosome 7, drRosRugo1.1, whole genome shotgun sequence genomic DNA:
CCCATGCCACACGTATGAAACACGTAGAAGATATCCTACACCTTTCCTGAACTCCCCAAACTGCACTGGAAGCTCACTCGGTAAAACAATgcaacaccccccccccccccgcgtTCTCAAGGGCAAAATCGTAATTCCTCACCTCAACGAAGCTTCGCCTTTCATTATTCTTGCTCCACAGTCGGTTCCTTCTCCACTACTATATATAACCTCCGACCTCCCTCTCCAAAAATAACAGTTctctgattctctctctctctctctcttcaatctaAATCTCAAGATCTTCTTCAACAATATCCGATTCGATCTTCATCATCAATGGATTGCAGGCCTTTCGAAGTAACGGTGTTCGGCGCCAATGACATCAAGGACGTCAACATGTTCTCCAAGATGGACGTCTACGCCGTCGTCTCCGTCTCCGGTAACGGCTTCAGGAAGCAGAAGCTCCGCACCCCCGTCCACAAAGACGCCGGCACCAACCCCAAATGGAACCACACCCTCAAGTTCACCCTCGACAACTCCGCCCTCGACCgcctcaaaatcaaaatcaagctCATCTCTGACCGCACCCTCGGCGACACCAAGATCGGAAAGGCCGTGGTTCCGGTCAAGGACCTCCTGCAAAACGAGAAGAACGACAAGCACGTGACCTACCCGGTCCTGACTGCCAAGGGAAGACCCAAAGGCAGCGTCAGTTTCGGGTACAAGTTCGGCGAGAAATTCACGGCGCCTCTTCCGGTCCTGCATCAGGCCCACAAGAAGGCCCACGAGCCCGTTATGGCGTACCCGGCGGGCCATGCCGGGTCGAGCTCCGCTTACCCGCCACCCGGAGTGGCCCACCCGGTTTATCATCCTTACCCGCCTCAGCCACAACCGGGTTACGGGTACCCGCCGCAGCAGCAACCGGGTTACGGGTACCCGCCGCAGCAGCAGCCGGGTTACGGGTACCCGCCGGTAGTGCAGCCGGGTTATGGGTACGTGCAGCAGCCGCAGAAGCCCAAAAGAGGAAGAGGGAACATGGGGCTTGGGTTGGGAGCGGGACTGTTGGGTGGGTTGCTGATCGGAGATATGGTTTCCGATGTCGGTGAGATGGGGGCGTATGATGCTGGTTATGATGATGGTATGGGTGATGGGTTTGATTTCTAGAAAGTTTCTAGACTAGGGGtttccatttgtttgatttgttACATTTGTTTTCGGTTCTTATTAGTAGTTTAGTTTTTATGAATATGTAAATGGGAGAGACTTTGAGAGAAGGTTTTGAGGGTTTATATGACGCTCAATAAATCAATGGAGGTTTATAGTTTATACCTTCTTGCCTATAACGGATGTATATATTTGATTTCTTGACTACTATGAGTTATTTGCTTGTGGTTGAAGTTAGGAATTCGATTTGGTTTAAGCAATTGCTGAAGAACAAGCTTGAAGTTTTGGAATTGTGTTATGCTCTAGGGGTCAAATTTATTTGAAGGGAATATGTACCATTCATCCACCTAGTTGTTGTGGATGccactttctttcttttgtcgGTGGCGATTATATTGATGGTTCTTGTCGTAATCAGATTGATTAGAAACATAAACAAACAAGTAACATGGAATTAATTTTAACGAGAAGGTGAATACAAGCATAAACAAACATGGCATTACATATGAAATTGAGGGGTGACAATGTTGCCAAATGCCAATTAGTATGAAGTATGAAGCTTAAATTAGTTTTAGGACCGTGGCATGCACATCGGCATCATGACAGTTCTATTTTTCAAGATAGAGATGTCAAAATCAACAGGGTATGTATACTGAACTGATCAAGAACTTGATAAATAATAACTTGAGTGTCAATGAGCGAGTCGACAAAACAAATATAGAATGCATACAAATAGTGGTCAACTGTGTGATAATGTTGTTCAACCTCCAAAAATTCCCTTCTCTATGGTCTATTGGGCTTCTTGAAGAAAATAGACCGTCTCCAAGGTTTCATGCATATGAATTGAGGGAGTCTTGGTCATTTCATATTTCTATTTCAGCTTTAGGGTTTGTGGCTTTTTCCCTCTCATTTGTTTATTTATCCAATCACTACCGGCCTAAATTCTTTTCTTGCCGTGAAGAATACTACCACTTCCGTGATGCAACCACGACGAGCCTCCCGTTTCAAGACACTTTTCAATAATGGAATGAGAGGTGTACGGATGCTTTGTAAATCTACTAGAGATACTTTACATTTCAGTATGGCTATGAAATGGTTTATTTGTCGACATCTAATGTTATGAGTGCAAGATATTAAGTAATCAAGTAGCACGATGCACATGTAGCAAATAGTCACTTTATTCTATTTCGTTGTGCTCTGCTATTGTCCAATCCGCTTTTTGATTTATGAAAAATcttacatcaaagttttcttGTTTCCTATTTCAGGGAGGTGGCACTCAAGGGAGATGATCCAAATAAGAAGAGTAGAGTTTTGGTAACGAAAGTCCGAAACGCCTCAACGATTGCCAACTATCAAGACatatattttatgtttttgctagTATTATGCTATACCCAATGGAGATGGAAGTGTGTCAAATTAAAATTtgacatataattttttttttttttttttttatatagaagatgatcaaatgatttcactcctacccccatggtgactcgaacccatgacttcgtacataagtagtgctctaaccactgagctaacaccacatcGTCAAATTTGTATATTGTGTCAAATTTAGATCACTGAAAAATATTAGCAGTTCACTTCTCAATCTCACAACACGAACGCATCTACTTAAATTGCCTTGAACCCCAAGCTATAGAGGTGGACAACAAGCTAGTCTAGGCTGACTAGGTAAGACGAGATCATTCCTTAAACAATTAAATTAGGAAAGTCCAGTTCCACACACACAAATAATCTCATCTTCAGTCCATTATCCTACTACAAATAGGTAAAGCTTCTTTCTATGTATCCTACTACACATAGGTAAAGCTTCTTTCTATATATTCTAATCTCACAAGTTCGCTCCCTAAGAATTTTCAAGAATCGGATTCAGCTTCAATGGATTGCAGGACCTTGGAAATAAGGCTGTTATCGGCTGAACAGATCAAGAACGTCAACAACTTCTCCACGATGGACGTCTACGCCGTCGTTTCAGTCTCCGGCGGAGCCGACAAGCACAAGTTCATCACACCCATCCACAAAAACTGCGGCACCCACCCCAGATGGAACAACCCCCCCTTCACTTTCACGCTCGACGACGCCGCTCTTAACCAGAACCGCCTCACACTTAAGATCAAGCTCATCTCCGACCGAATCCTCAAGGAAACCAAGATCGGAAAGGCCGTCATTCCGGTGAGTCAGCTGCTAGAAAATAGTGGCAAGGACAACCTCCCGTACGTGACCTACACGGTTTTAAGGCCCAAGGAGAAACCCCAAGGCAACGTCACTTTTGTTTACAAGTTCGGCGAGAAATTTTGGGCTCCTCTTCCCGTTCAGCCCAAGGCCCAAAAGGAGGTTCTCGAGCAGCCAAGGAGTTTGATGTCCATGCCACAGCCGCAGGCCGAGTATGAGTACTCGTCACTTTTGCATTTGAGTTATGGGTATCCGTTACAGTCGCAAGCCGAGTACGAGTACTCGTCGATTGTGCAACAAGGTTACGGGTACCCGATACAATAATCCGGTCACAGGTACACCGTACCCCTCACACTCTCACAGTAACCGGACTATTAGGGTGGGTTGTTGGTTGGTGACGTGGTTTCTGATGTGGGGGACATGGCTGCTTGTGATGCTGGTTATATTGATGGGTTCAGAGATGACTTTTTTGATTTCCAGAAATTTTACCATCTTGGGGGGTTTAAAATTGTTAATTTCGTTAAGTAATGTAAATAGGGAGACTATGGAGTATCTCCTTACCTGATTTCATGTTCA
This region includes:
- the LOC133721336 gene encoding protein SRC2-like, translating into MDCRPFEVTVFGANDIKDVNMFSKMDVYAVVSVSGNGFRKQKLRTPVHKDAGTNPKWNHTLKFTLDNSALDRLKIKIKLISDRTLGDTKIGKAVVPVKDLLQNEKNDKHVTYPVLTAKGRPKGSVSFGYKFGEKFTAPLPVLHQAHKKAHEPVMAYPAGHAGSSSAYPPPGVAHPVYHPYPPQPQPGYGYPPQQQPGYGYPPQQQPGYGYPPVVQPGYGYVQQPQKPKRGRGNMGLGLGAGLLGGLLIGDMVSDVGEMGAYDAGYDDGMGDGFDF
- the LOC133721337 gene encoding protein SRC2-like: MDCRTLEIRLLSAEQIKNVNNFSTMDVYAVVSVSGGADKHKFITPIHKNCGTHPRWNNPPFTFTLDDAALNQNRLTLKIKLISDRILKETKIGKAVIPVSQLLENSGKDNLPYVTYTVLRPKEKPQGNVTFVYKFGEKFWAPLPVQPKAQKEVLEQPRSLMSMPQPQAEYEYSSLLHLSYGYPLQSQAEYEYSSIVQQGYGYPIQ